Within the Taeniopygia guttata chromosome 1, bTaeGut7.mat, whole genome shotgun sequence genome, the region TTACATATTTAAGAAAACCTGTTTTTTATTAGTCCATGTGCTGTGCTGATCACATAAAGGAATATTCAACACAAGAAAGATAAGGTTCTATTTTTGttcctaatttttatttttaattttttcaccaTGACTCTGCATTTTTTCAGATGGTACTGATATCTTACTGTCCTGCTTTTCAGGATGTTACCATGTTGAACCTCAAATATGGTATCGTGCAATTAATGGTGAGGAGTTTGTTCTACAATGTGCTTTACCAGATAGAGATGCTACCAACATTTATAACAGCTCACTTCTAAATCAACATAAGGTGAAATGGTTCTGGCATCAGAAAGATAAAGAGACACTGAAGGACATCAAGGAAAGCTCAAACCTGACTTTCCAAGGGGATGCACTTTTCTTTAAACCAATAAGGGACAGTGCTTCTGGAGTGTACATCTGTAGGATATGGTAAGTAACAGAGCAAAAAAGTAATGGAGTAAAGGAGCAAAAGGTTTCTATTCCTATAGGAGAATTATTGAGAATTATTGGTTTGCTTGTGTATTAAGtgtttaaccttttttttttttttttttttaacatcactCAGGGGAAAAATCCCATGTCTCAAAATTGTTTTGGATGTTCAAACAAAGACGGAAGCAAAATGTTCAGGTTATGACACAAATATTCTATATCTGCTTGCTGGCAATGGGAATTCAATAACCTGTCCTGGGACAAAATGTTACAGCCACATAAAAAAGCAGGATGTGAAATGGTACAAGGTAAGAGTCAGTCTATTGAGTACTGGAAACTGCTGAGTGGAGGTGGAGCTTCAGATCTAGTTAATGTCTGTGTGCCATAGTTCTTGAACTCTTCTTTGGCAGGCAATGGCAAAGAAATTCAATCCAAAGGTAGAATCTTGGACTGATATATATCAAGTATTTAAGGAAGAGTTTTGAAGAAATTTGCCACACCCAAAACATTATTATATGAAACAGAAGCCAAGAAAGGCTTGGTTTCAGCTAAGGAATTTAAGAAATTGAGAATTAAAATAGGCTTTTTACAAAACTGACATGATTGAAATGCAacattttaagttttgttttgacatttcaaattttgaaaatatccaATATACTGAAGAAAACTGGCATTGTtagacagaaaattattttaagaataatgTTTCGAATTCTTCTTTCCAATAGACctattttaaatgaaacacTATTCCACTGAACCACTACTGACTTAGTGTTTATAAGGATGGTAATATAGCATCCAAACCTGTATAAAGGAGCAAAAGAAAATGACTAAAATTTGCAATTATGCATTTTCCTGTCTGGTATTATTcacattattttattctatCAGGTAGAATTATGATCTAGTCAAAGTTATTCTgcatttgctttaaatttttaaataaggtATATCTTTACCTACATCTTGATCTGAAACCCACCGATGTTAAGGAACATCTTCATATTTGCATTACTGGATATTTTAAGGAACTTGATTTAAGGAAAATTCTTGCTGGTTTTGGTGGAATATGAATATAATAAGCCAAAAAAATAGGGACgcttttaaaaaatagaccATTCTCGTGCTTCTAAAAGTAGTGACAGTGTTCTCAACCTCAGACCATCTAAACTCATGGTTTACTTCTCATAAAATaacttgaaaatgttttcaaaattattttttataaaagaaaaaatacctaGTCCACCAAAAAGTGGTCCTTTTTGTTGCTCTTTGGTAATAGGACTTTAATTTAGATTAGCTTTGTGATTCCATATTTTTGCATCAATCAtacattataaataattttttaaaaatcaaggttttccacatatttttcagtataaatgaaaaatgtccTCAGGCTCCTAATGTATCCCTTTTTGGGCTTCAGTGGAAAAACTTTggttttttccatgaaaatcctgtccaaatatattaaaatataatttactaacagcaacaacagcaagaaaaaaacccaaacctttaATTCTTAGACATTCTTTTCATTAGGATGGTCATCAgataaaatacaggaaaagcagACCGAGCCTAAAACTTAAGCAGAATGAAATCTACTTGAATCCAACCTATGACAAAGATGCTGGGACATATGTGTGTGATTATACTCTGTCTGAAAACATTATCAAGTGGACAGTGAGAACAGCAGTAACAGTAGAAGTCACTGGTGAGTAATATAATAACCCAGAATAAATACCTGAAGtatgttttctttattatgtttatttctgtcttttgttCAGGCTCTTGTTCTGAAAATCCCATAAATTGAATTAGCTACAGGATCATTCAAATCCTCTTCCAAGTATTCAGAGGACATCTTGGGACACCAACTAGAACATCCAATAGTAATAGCACTAGGTCCTGTAGGAAAGTATAAATCTATTCTATATCCTGAACTGTATGGATGCAGTACAGCTGTTTCTGTATGAAAACAGCACAGGACTATTCCTTAGCATCCTGGTGGAAGGTAGGCCACTCTGTGAAAGGGAGAACAAAATTTAGGGAGCAAAAGAAGTGTGTCAAGTGAGGCAACCTGGTTCTATGGTCTAGTGAAGAAACACTCCTTTGAAGCTTCATGGATATTTCATAATGAGGATATTTTCTGAAATAGGTGATCCTTCTTTCCACAGGTATTTTAAGAATTTGGTTCTAAGAGTTCAAGGGAAAAATGTATCCATCCCATCAGGACAGGAAACCATGTCTTACCAACCTGTGAGAATTCTGTGTGGTGGCTTAAAATACTCTTGCTCTTTCACTCTTCCTTCTTGCTTTATTCCCGCAATATCTCCAGGCAGGCTTGGACAAGCTCTGCTTTAATTCTGATCTGACTGTATTTGAGCTAACACATTCTCCTTCTTAGTTCTTTTCCCTCACTTTCTAGAGCAGTCAGAAAAACTTAAAAGGCACCATATGCATCCTATAACCTTGCAGACTGAGGTGAGACCCTCTTGCAGTAGAGGTCTTCCatgacaggacctgagggaatggcctgaagttgtgtcaggagaggtttagggcagatattagaaaaatgtctttcacccagagggtggttgggcactagaagaggctccccagggaagtggtcacagcaccaagcctgacagaattCAAGGAGTGTTTGAgcaacactctcaggcacagggtgtgactcttgggaatggttctgtgcagggctggatgCTGAACTCgatcctgtgggtcccttccaactcagcttgttctgtgactctgtgatgtatttctctgctgtgacccagtaaaaaaaaaaaaaaaaaaaaaaaaaaatcaaaaacaaacaaacaaacaaaaaacccagccaGAACGAAAAGATGTTATGATGCACCATTTCCTGCAGTATGTGACTTTCCTGGAATATCAGAGCTGTGGGTTTTATTGTACAACCTGTGGGTGTCATTATCTGTACCCTGTGGCAGCCTGAGCTTTGAAAACAACATGGCTATTTTGGTACAAGTATCTGTGCTTGTGAATGGGGTGTGCATGTGCTCTGTTTGTGCTTACTGGGCGTGAAAAGAGGTTTGGCAGGGGACTGGTATGAGGATTGCACCCTTCAGGGGGTTTTACAAGGGAGGTTCCTAATTTTTTAATCCTAAGTAGTTTAAAGCACAGACTAGTTGCTGAGCTTCTCAGCTCGTGTAAGAGTGCCTCAGTGTAAATAAGATAGGAGATGTTTGAGTAGCTGTGGAAGTTTTGTTGTCCTTCTCTTGGACTTAGGTGTCTAAATTCCACCTAaatcttgaaaaattaaatcttaagttattttctttgcttttctacACTGCCAATAACTTTATACTTAATTATATTCTTGTTAATTGCAGCAAAAAACACTATTCATCCACCAAACCTTTTGTATCCCAATGGTGTTGTGATCCTCGAAGTAGAAGTTGGTAAGTTTCAATTCCTCTtctagaagaaaatgaaaatatttaaatgaggTATTGATAAATAATGACAGATCTTGATAAAGCAAACCAGCTTTGCTTTCTAGGCTATTTAAGAGAATAATAATCTGCAGGCATGGCTTTTCTGTGTTCATTTTTTCCAGGCAAGCCACTTGAATTGGAATGTCGTGTACAGTTTGGGTTTGAAAGGGTTTCTCCAATGAGGGTAACGTGGATAAGAAACAACGAAGAAAATGTAAATGAGAAATTGAATCAGGAAACAACGTGAGaacctcctcctccatccccccTAGTAGTCTGGTTATTACCACCACAAGCAACTGTAAAAGTCCTTCTATAACAACTTTACTGAATACACTTTATTGAAAAACTTTAGCAGGTTCTTCACTTTCACCTAGTAATGCATATGTCCACAAGCAAGGGACAGGCATGTGACCTTCGCATACAGAACACATATTGATGGCCATAAAACCAAGAACTCAAACTCTGCATAATTTTAGCTCTTAAAACTTTAGCTCATAGATGATTTCAACATAAAGGGTTCCTGCTTGCCTCTCCCTGCATCAGTTGTTTTCAACTGTTCTTGTTTTCAGGTGTTCTTGAGAGCACAGTCTCTGTTGTGCCTTGCTAGCAATTCACACAATCTGCCTTTGGAAGCTGTCTCTGAGTGGGGAATTAATCACACCATCAAAACAATACTGTGGACATTGAAGGGAGTTTGTGTGTCTCAGACATTGGGGTGTTGCAGACTAGGTCTGAGGAGGGCTTGCAGCACTGAATTTCAGGACACTGAATTTTGAGAGTCCTCCCTGGTGAGAATTAACCAGACCCTGCAGAGAAGAAACATGTAGGGGAAAGGTTTCCTGTGAGCTGGGGCAACCTCTGTAAGTCATTAcacttccctttccttcctgttttcATTCACTTATGCAGTGTTCAACTTGGGCAAGCAACAGAATAGAGGCATAACAGGCAAATCTGTCTTTCACCCACAGCCCTGAGTCAACTTTATGGGTAAACTTTCTGTACACTGGGGGAAGCAAAGGCTCTGGTGTCACTGCTAAAATCAAGTTCATAATAGGAGTcatatgggaaaaaataagtTATGATATCACACACACTCATGAGATAGACTGCAAATTTTCCTAACTTCAGAATGTTTAGATTTGGAATATTCTTGTTAACAAGTTTTTAGCTGTTTTCATGGGCAGagtttatgtttattttttaaaatacagacaaGTGAAACATCCCCAACAGATTTCGGTTGAATCCTTGCCTATGGTCACACCTATATATCTTGAGGTAGCAGAGGCAGAGCCATGGACTACTATCATTTTGCAGTGGCATGATGTGAGAAGACTTTTGGGATGACCCAGAGATTCTTATACCTATGGCTTTCAGCAACTCAGAAACCCTGGGTATTCTGGAGTGATTGCAGAAACAGATCTCTTTCCCATATCCTTCACTCAACCCTGAAGGGATTCCTCAGTTACCTCTTCATTTCCTGTACTTCTGTCCCTTATTTCTGTCTTATTCTGTTTGCCTATCATGTCCTTGGGCTTTTTACCCCTGTGCAagaggctgagctgctcagTCTTTTGACCAGCTAGGTCTCTCTTTTTGAAGTTccatttctctgcatttcttcCAGGTGAATATTTTACATCTTAGAAAACCACAAGTAATTTATAGAAGTAAAGGGGACTATATATTGAAAACTAGGCAAGTGGTATATATTTTGCTGAGTAGCTGAATTAAGGATAAACCTTCCAGTCCTTAGgtttatcaaaatattttcttatgaTGCTAGTTAGTATTTTCTTACCATGTATAAACCAAGAGAAGGTTCCAAACCAGAATACTGGATTACTATTAAAAGTTCAAGATGAATGTTAAGAAGTTGCAAGCTTCTTTGCTTTTGTGTGTAAGACATTAGGAAATTGTGCGAATGAACAGCAAAGGTATCATgcaaatacacattttttttttttctctctagtgTCTATCCGAAAGGTTTGAAAGGACACACACTTCTTCATGTTGCAACTTTGAAAGAAGTTACTGAAAAGGACCTCAGAAGCAGCTTCACTTGCTTTGCTGAGAATTCAGTAGGGAATGCCACTGCTGTGATCCggttgaaaagaaagaagagaggtAAAGCTATCAACTGGTGACTATTTACCCCGAAGACAAATTTTAGTTTACTCTACTGCTACTAATTAATTCTCCATTGACACTGGCTTTTAGCCAGCAGCAGAAGTTTCTTGAACCTGAGTGGGAAAAGTTTGATTTGTTAGACGTCTTGAAAGCCACAGTATTTTGAGGATTACTCAGAAGAACAGGGCTATCTGGGGACTTACTGCAGGCAGGTGAGCCAAGTGGAAGTTAGAGAGTAACTggaaagaagaagaggagagcGCAAACTCTGAACATTTATAGGTAATCTACTAAACTGAAGCAGAGAGGCTGCTGAAAGCAACAAAATTCCCTGATTTTCATAggatatttctgtttattttcccagTCATTAGAGTGCATGTTTCTGAGAAGTTGCCATAACTGATATGATTGTGGCAGTCTTTCAAGGCCCAAACCAGAACCAGTGTGGAAATTAAAGTGTTAAACCATAGCTCAGAGTGGAGGTTCATCACTAGGGTACAACAGGAAGCTGCCAGAAGGGCACTGTGTGCAGCTGTGTCTGTTCTGATGCAGCTTTTCCATCTCAGGTGATGGCTATTTTCAGCATTGCTGAGTGTAGAAACAATTTTCTCTGTGCACTCTGTCATAGATTGGTTTTTCATACCACCAAAGAGATGCCATGATAAAAAGGTCACTGATGGTAGACTGAAACTTTGTGTTAAGGTTTGCGGCTACATGAGATCTTGACTTCCCTAGATTTTGCCAGAGGGACAAGAATAAAGATTCTGTAAGATGGTTTGTCCCCATTTCTGGACGGAATTTTTATCTAAGTGTCAATATTATTTTGGAAACTTGAGTTAAGATAggctcttttctttctgcagtgtTGTTCTTATATGTACTATGCAGTGCCATTTCTACCCtatttgcatttgttttgtgCACTGTCTTTATTTACCAGCACTGGATTGAAATAGTGCTGATGTATCGAAGTTATCTGGTCCACAACAAAAGTACAGAAGGTAAGAAACCTTGTATAATATTAATTTGCTCTAGTTTTTCTACTGCCTTTTGCCATGTGGGATAATCTGATATGAATTACTCATTTAATTAAGTTAATTTAATGAGCCTGTTCTTTTTGAGCCAGTACAAAGTCTATTAAACCTTGCAAGATGCTCAGTGAATGCAGATGGAAAAGAAGTCAGATAGTGTGAAAGAAATATCTAACACCAACAGAAACGCCAGTTAGACTTTTACCTTAATTTACCCATAGAAGATAAGAGTAGGAAGTTGAATTTTGGCAGTCCATTTGCAGGGAGTAATTTAGCATCTCCAACATTTCAAAATCGTTTTCTGAAAAAACATAGTAAAGGCATAACAAAGTAAAGGATTCCAGGTTCTATTGTATTTTTCACTTAAAGCCAAAAAGTTTCTCAGAGGAATaaacaaaagagagaaataagaTGATAAAGGCCACCAACTGGGGCCTTTCCCAAATGCTCGggaaatatttgtatttcctAAAACCTTTGGAAACCACTTCACATTTGGAACAGAGTGATTAACTTTTGATTTTTCAAGTCTTAATAGTAGCACTGCCCCATCACCTCAGCTAAAACAGTCCCCTGAAATAGCAGGCAGTAAAAATGTATCAGGAATCACTATGACTACTTCAAAGAACTTAAGGTATGACTTTCTTAAATGTGTTGAAAGAATTCTGATAGTTTGTGCCTGAgaaaatttttctaaaaatccTTGTATCTTGCTGCAGTTTGAGGTAGGGATGTCTGTTTTTACGTTTGTAAATGTATCTCATATGTGAGTGTGAAACAACTGTATCTAGATACCTCTAAGTACATGCAGAATTGGAAAATTACTGCCCTTCTGGAAAGCATTTTTACAAGCACTAAAGCATTTGGCAAAGGCAATTTGTAAAATCACTCAAAATTTCCCCTCTATCTGGTAACAAAGTGATTTAAGGACCTGTGGAAAGTCCCTTTAGAGCACACCCTGCATGTCAGCAGGACACAGACCTGCTTGTGCACTGAAGCTGAAGACACCATTGGGTTTCACCATGacagcccctgtcccctgcctgtcccctgctTCTCAGGTACCTTGTGCACACAGCTCCATCTGCAGTATGGGGGTGTGGGGGTGTGCAGACCAACCATGCATACCCAGAGAGTTTTCTGCCCAAGGGAAATGTGTTCTCACCTGCAGGATTAGGTCCTTCTCACTTCATGGATGCATATCAAGTCACCTGAGGTCTGAAAGGACTTGCTCAtacagcagcaaagcagcagttatgacttgattttgctgtttcttcctGTATAATTTCTTCTCCTGTGTCCTTCTCAGCACAGAATCAGACGATTGAATAATCCTACAAGATTGGAAGGTACCCTGGGTACCTGCTCAAAGCAGAGCCAACTTAGGTTGTGTAGAACCTTATGGAGAGAGAAACCACAACCCCTCTGGGGTTAATTGGCCTCCTTAGCCAATTCAAAGATATCTCAAAACTCCTGTCTTCTTCCACATGTACAAAGAAATAATGCAGGAGATTTGATACTAACATTTTTAGAACACGTATGCCATCACTTTGCTTAAGTCAGGTATTCTTTATTTCCTACACTTCCAGCATCTTAAGTACAGCACCAAAAGTTCCTCAGCTTGTAATTTTCTTGTGCAATTATGTGAAAATACGGCCTAATGGtgcttattttgtatttatttttaacttacCACTGTAATAGTAATGTTATAAAGGCATGTGTTTGTTAGTGGTTGTGGTCTAATAAGATTGCAGTGACCTCTGCGGGTGAAATGAGGAATACCTGGCTTGTAGTGCAATTTATTgttatttaaaatctgttttccaggGAGCTTCAATTTAAAGTATAAATGAAGTTCAGCAAAACCAATCTAGTGAACCTCTGGCCTACCTTTAATTTACACATTAGTCCTGTGTGCCTAGTGCTGGTGATTCACTCTTGTGGGCCCAAATTGGCTCAGCTTGGCAGAAAAATAACTCAGTAAAAGACAGTGTGTAACCAGCAAAGTGAATCATCTCCCCCTGTTATCACAAAAGCTTCGGCACCAGTAGAAGGATGTGATTGAAAGTGtgtctgggagcagaggggaggagCAGAGGTGCAATATGTGTTGTCTGATCACATTCTTGGCCTCCAGACCTGCACACCTCTATTTTCTTTTGGCGACATACCTTCTGCTATGTGCTGGTTCTGAATTTAAGTGTTGATCCCAAGCTCATCCATGTTACTTTCCTGAATTTGCTTTACATACAGGCTCTTCTAGATCCTGTAGGAACTTGGTGACTCTAGCTTGTGTCTGTGGTCCTAATCTCACATCTAGGGATAGAAATCGGGAGGTTAACACCAAGGCATGTGGGTCATGACACTCAGCACTTAAgcctctgtgctgcctgtgggTGTCTCAGCTCCCAGGCAGTGAAGCTGGAGGCGCAGCCAGTATGGTGGAATCCAGAGAGCCTCCCAGCTCACCCTGTAGCAGCACCCTGGAACACATGGGAATTTCTTTCTGGTTCCTATTCATTATATTGTCATATGATACAATTCAGCTAATTGAACATAGGTGTCTGATGGTATTTGGGCTGCTGGACAATGTCCTCCCATTCCAAAATGCTTGAGTCTCCAATACTTCCCCTGTCAAATCTGGCAGTCTTACAATAACTTAAATATCCTCAGGTAACTGGGAAACTGGACTGGGTCTACTGTGCCTTTTGCTttcagcagaaattattttattttacattccttCTCCCTCAAGTGTATTCAGTTTATTCAGCAGATAAATTTTGCTTTTGGCTTGTAGTTAAGAATGCACCTAACTCAGGACATTGGTACCAGAGTGATCAAAGCTAAGAAAAATTCTTTACCTATGTTTCATCTGCACTGTACAAACATTCTTTTAAGGAGACTTAAAGTTCAATAACTAGTCAGTACTTGGTGTCTGAGCTGATATTTTGATCAGACTTAGCCTTTGCTCCTTAACAGAGACACAAGTCTCTCTGTTTATAAGCATAACGGTGTATGAAAACAGCATATTTTTGCAAGCAACTAATATTCAAgaacatttttcctttaagcTTTATTCTATTTCAAAATAAGATTGGCCATtgacaagttttttttttaatcagcattGGGCAAATTAGAGAAAAGATGGGGAATCATTCCCTACCACATAGCTTTTGCCTGGAAAGGACTAAATCTTTAAACTACCTTGCACTAAACATCTCTAGCTTGCTTCTTTGCTTTGGTAGCATACGTCTACAAAATTTGCAAGACAGTGAGACAGCAAGGTTGTCTTTGGTGACTGCATAGCTGTAATCCATGAATACGTTATAATTTTAGGTTTGTATTGTGCCTACTTAAACAGATATAAATGGAAACAGAGCATTAAGAAAGAAGCTGAATGCTTCAGCCAGACTTGATAATGTATATAGTCATTtacttattatttatttattcatttgtttTAGATGGCAAGGAATTTGATGCATTTGTATCATATGCAAAACTAAACTCTTCTGAAAGTGACTCTGCTTTAATTAGTGAGGAAAAATTTGCCCTGGAGCTTCTTCCAGATATGCTAGAAAACAAATATGGATACAAGTTATGTATTCTTGAAAGAGATATTCTTCCAGGAGGAGGTAAGTTCCCTAGGCATGGTAGAAAATCTTCAGTTTTTATAAAATTGtgtttcacttaaaaaaaaaaaaaaacaactttatgCACCAGAGAAACAAATTATATAATTAGGTAGTTGAATTTATGTTCAAATCTCATAATGTTTTGATCTTTGTGTCTGGTCCCTGTGCCTGATGCATGCATACTTTGGAGTGAGGTCACTGTGAGCTACTAGGCTGAGACAAAGCTTCTTGTGCAAGAATTTCTTTGCAAGcaggctcctttccctggaaagacttcaaatatttcagtagtTACTTTCTGAGCAACTTTAGCCAGTGCTACCTCAGTAATTTGAAAGCCCTGTGGGAGAGATGAAGACGAATCCAAGTGGCCCTTGAGACCCTGTTGAAGTGTGCTGAGGTCTCAGCTGTGCCCTTCATGTCCTGAGCAGAAAGTTGCGTTCCTCAGTTGTATAAG harbors:
- the IL18RAP gene encoding interleukin-18 receptor accessory protein, translating into MILKENVSEYQPKLIKKTMLTLCWILTLFVSGVEVREINLPGCYHVEPQIWYRAINGEEFVLQCALPDRDATNIYNSSLLNQHKVKWFWHQKDKETLKDIKESSNLTFQGDALFFKPIRDSASGVYICRIWGKIPCLKIVLDVQTKTEAKCSGYDTNILYLLAGNGNSITCPGTKCYSHIKKQDVKWYKDGHQIKYRKSRPSLKLKQNEIYLNPTYDKDAGTYVCDYTLSENIIKWTVRTAVTVEVTAKNTIHPPNLLYPNGVVILEVEVGKPLELECRVQFGFERVSPMRVTWIRNNEENVNEKLNQETTVYPKGLKGHTLLHVATLKEVTEKDLRSSFTCFAENSVGNATAVIRLKRKKRVLFLYVLCSAISTLFAFVLCTVFIYQHWIEIVLMYRSYLVHNKSTEDGKEFDAFVSYAKLNSSESDSALISEEKFALELLPDMLENKYGYKLCILERDILPGGAYTDEVVTAIKQSRRVIIILSPAYVSGPSIFELQAAVNCALEDKGIKLVLIKFQDFKEPEALPPVLKKALRILPVITWKSSISAAPHKKFWKYMRYHMPMKTTKRLENFSLKGFSQRLFRLV